Within the Bacillus sp. FSL K6-3431 genome, the region AGCTGCTCTCGTATATCCCACCCTAAAACGGCGCTGTAGCATCGAGACAGATGCGGTTTGCATTTCCGCGATTAACTGGACAGCCTCATCGAATAGTTCATCTGATGCTTCTTGCGTTACCTCAGGAATATCATCCGGGATCATTTCGGCTTGATATTGCGCTTTCTGCTGAGCTATGACAAAGTCAACAATATCTTCCACTTCTTGGTCAGATAAAAATGCACCTTGCACTCGAACTGGCTTCGAGGCACCTACAGGCTGAAAGAGCATATCACCTCTACCCAACAGCTTCTCAGCACCACCAGTATCTAGTATCGTCCGAGAGTCGATAGCCGATGATACAGCAAATGCAATTCGAGATGGAATATTCGCTTTGATTACACCTGTAATAACGTCAACTGAAGGACGTTGTGTGGCGATAATTAAATGGATGCCCGCTGCTCTTGCCATTTGTGCAAGCCTTGTTATCGAATCCTCGACATCATTTGATGCCACCATCATTAAATCAGCTAGTTCATCAACTATAACGATGATGTATGGTAATAAAGGCTGTTTTTCCTCTTTTTCAACATTTACCTTTGTTATATAGTCGTTATATCCTTCAATATTTCTTGTTCCCGTATGAGAAAAATGCTCATAGCGTCTTTCCATTTCACTTACTACTTTTTTTAATGCTTGTGATGCCTTTTTTGGATCTGTTACAACTGGCGCAAGTAAATGTGGAACACCGTTATATACATTTAATTCAACCATTTTTGGATCAATCATCATCATTTTTACTTCATGGGGCTTTGCTCGCATTAAAACACTTGTGATAATCCCGTTAATACAAACACTCTTACCACTCCCAGTAGCACCGGCTACAAGTAAATGTGGCATCTTATTCAATTCAGCTACAACCGCTTGTCCTGTAATATCACGGCCAAGACCAATTTGCAATTTAGCCTCTGGTTTGTCATTTTCTTTTGAGTCAAGCACTTCCCGCAATGATACGACGGCAATTTCTGAGTTAGGGACCTCAATACCAATTGCAGATTTACCTGGGATCGGCGCTTCAATTCGAATATCTTTTGCAGCTAATGCAAGGGCCAAATCATCACTTAGACTTACAATTCTACTTACTTTTACTCCAGCATCCGGATGTACTTCATACTTTGTAACCGCTGGCCCCAAATGAACTTGTGTAACTTTCGCCTTAACTCCAAAACTTTGAAAAGTTTTTTCAAGTTTTGCAGCATTTGCGTGAATGGCTTTATATTCATTACTTTGATCTGTTGCCTTTGGTCTCGTTAGTAGCGAAATTGGCGGAAGTTTATAATCTTTATTTTCAAGTTCCACAAATGCCATTGAAGGAACGATTTCTTCCTCACTCGTTTCTTCTTGCTCAATTATATTTTCTTTAGATTCCGTTTCGTCTATAGGATAAGCTTTCTCTGTAAAACTGGAAATCAATGGCTCAGACACCACCTCCTCCACAGTATCCGTTTCTATTTGCGAAGCCTCTACCGTTTTTTGCTGCTTTTCTTCTCTAATCAATTGTTTCTGCTGTGTTCTTTTTTCTTGACGCTCTTCCTTCCATTCCTTTAGATCCACCAGAAAAAGTCGCCATTGTTTTTGTAGAAAATGAACTATTTTTTTACCTATGCGGCCAACTACTTCGCCAATAGATTTACCTGTAATTAGAATAAGACCGATTAATATTAGAAAAAAGCATAATATTTTTGCACCAAGGGAGTCAAAAACAAAATATGTGAAAGTGAGCAGAATTGCTCCAAGCATTCCACCGCCAAAATCCTCTAAACTTTCTCCCAGTTTATTTTGTTTATAATTTTGAATGAACTCAGCATGCGTATTGCTTAAAACACTTTGACCTTCCATGCTATTACTTGCTACTTTTAAATCGATAAACTGTACATGATTTAATAATAAAATACATCCAAAAATAATATAAATACCAATAAGTTGGACCCTAGAAAAATTGGGAAGCTCCCGCTTTATCATCATATATCCGCCCAGCAAGATAACTGCTAACAATCCTACGATATACCATTCACCTAAAAAATAATAAAATGGTATCGTTAGCGAAAATAACTTCTCACCTGTCACTATTGCAATCACACTTAATGCTATTAAAATAATACCAATAATTTCAAATTGCAGTGTTTTATTATTTCCTTTTTTAGACCTGCGACTGTTTCTTCGTTTTTTCTTTGCCATTTTTATCACCCATCTATCTATTTCGTATTTGGAGCATTACTTGAAAAGCTACGTTTTATGTATCGCCTTCTAGCATATTATACCATTAAGTTATTAATGAAGAAAAAATAGTTAGACTTTCCCTACAGTTAGCACTAAAAAAATCCTCGCCCATTATAACTGGAAGGAGGATTTTACCAATACATATAACTATTATGCGATAGGGATAATTGTCCCAGGGTGTAAGTCACCATTTAAATAATCTGCTGGGTCACTACTCATAATTCTTACTATTTTATACATATGTCCACTCTGTTCGACTATCATCGGGACTCCGTTACGTGTAAGAGTTATTTGTTTAGAAAAATTTTCTTGCTTTTCTGGAAAGATAAGCTCAGCCGGAATGATCGTATGAAGAATCATTGAATGATCTCCTCCATTCCTGTGCTTTTGGATTG harbors:
- a CDS encoding YlzJ-like family protein, yielding MILHTIIPAELIFPEKQENFSKQITLTRNGVPMIVEQSGHMYKIVRIMSSDPADYLNGDLHPGTIIPIA
- a CDS encoding DNA translocase FtsK; its protein translation is MAKKKRRNSRRSKKGNNKTLQFEIIGIILIALSVIAIVTGEKLFSLTIPFYYFLGEWYIVGLLAVILLGGYMMIKRELPNFSRVQLIGIYIIFGCILLLNHVQFIDLKVASNSMEGQSVLSNTHAEFIQNYKQNKLGESLEDFGGGMLGAILLTFTYFVFDSLGAKILCFFLILIGLILITGKSIGEVVGRIGKKIVHFLQKQWRLFLVDLKEWKEERQEKRTQQKQLIREEKQQKTVEASQIETDTVEEVVSEPLISSFTEKAYPIDETESKENIIEQEETSEEEIVPSMAFVELENKDYKLPPISLLTRPKATDQSNEYKAIHANAAKLEKTFQSFGVKAKVTQVHLGPAVTKYEVHPDAGVKVSRIVSLSDDLALALAAKDIRIEAPIPGKSAIGIEVPNSEIAVVSLREVLDSKENDKPEAKLQIGLGRDITGQAVVAELNKMPHLLVAGATGSGKSVCINGIITSVLMRAKPHEVKMMMIDPKMVELNVYNGVPHLLAPVVTDPKKASQALKKVVSEMERRYEHFSHTGTRNIEGYNDYITKVNVEKEEKQPLLPYIIVIVDELADLMMVASNDVEDSITRLAQMARAAGIHLIIATQRPSVDVITGVIKANIPSRIAFAVSSAIDSRTILDTGGAEKLLGRGDMLFQPVGASKPVRVQGAFLSDQEVEDIVDFVIAQQKAQYQAEMIPDDIPEVTQEASDELFDEAVQLIAEMQTASVSMLQRRFRVGYTRAARLIDEMEARGIVGPYEGSKPRTVLIPKPAEEQTS